In Williamsia phyllosphaerae, the DNA window CGACCCGGAGCGACCGACCGTTTGTCTATCTGACCTTCGGGATTGCCCTCGCCGTTATCGGACTCGTTCTCGTCGCAAGCGTCGGCCGACAACCGGGAGCACGTCACGTCAACCGGCTTGTCGCCTGCGCGGTCGTATTCGGGGGTGCGGGCGTGACCATCTCGATGGGCGGTCTGCTCTGGCTCAGCTGGCTGTGCGTTGCCGCCGCAACAATCGCTCTGGTCATGGCAGCGATTCGCGCTGATCGTCGACGCCAGATGTCTCGTCGTCAGGTGCAATGCGCCAGCGGAATCTAGACAGGGTGGTTGCGAGCGGTCGGCGTGATCGATAGGGCGGCGGCTTTGTGGTGTCCTGGTCTCAGCACGCGTCGCCATTGGGGTCATCAGTTGGCGCGCTGGGCGGTCCGGCCCTGGATCGCAGACACGACTGCTGCCGTCAACAGCACTGCAACGACGCGGGTACCGGTCTGTTCGATGGTGAGGTCCCCGCTGGCAGCGAAGACCACGATCGCGGCGAGGGCGATGAGGAGCCATGGAGTGTAGGTGCGTACCAAGGGAGTCCCTATCGAGGTGGTGGCGGACACTCGGGCACGGTCGGTGCACGGTGTAGGTGCCTCGATAGTGCCCGAGTGCCACCACGAGTCAATACACCGATGGTCAATTCGACGTTCTCAATCACATTGAGACGCATAAACAGTGCACTTCTACTGCATGAGCTTTACCAATTCAGACCGCATCACCGCAGTGCGTGACCAATGACCCGCAGAGATTCACAGGTGCCGCGCGAGTCCGCTGGACAATTCAGTAGAAGGCGCACCACGCCGTATCTAGGCTGTTGCAGATGACCAGTCACGGCATCATCCGATCGTGGGACTTCGACGACGGCCAAGGGGTGATCGACTCCGTCGACACCCCCGGCGGCTGTCGCGTGACGACGGCAGACGTTCTCGTCGAGGGTGCCGTTCTGGCAACTGGGAACCATCTCTCGGAGATCGGTTTGCCGGCCGGTGAGGCGGTCGATTTCGAGTTCGGAACCGACGACTACGACGACACCGACTTCGCTCACCAGGCGGTTGCGGTGTGGCCGTCGCGGTGTCCCGCTCCCACGCACATTCCGAGAGGAGCATTCCGCGACGCACTATGGTTTGTCGACAACGGTGACGATGGTCTGCGCGTTGCTCGGCAAGCTGATCCTGCCGATCTACCACCGGCCCCGCCGCGCGACCCGCTCCCGCGCACCACGGGAACCGTCCGATCCTGGAATCCCAACGAAGGATGGGGTGTCATCGACTCGGCGGAGACACCCGGCGGCGCCTGGGCATTCTTCAGTGAAATTCGCGGGTCTCCGGATACCGCTCCGCGGCGGTGGGCGCAACTGTCGAGTTCGCGTGGGAGACCGCCAACCAGGATGGCTTTCAGTACCGAGCCAACGACATCGACATCGTCGAATAGACACCATCCGGGGGGTCCTCACGTTCGTGCTGCACCGCGGCCATCAGATGACGCGCCGCACGTAGACCAGAAATGCTCGCCGACAGACGTAGTTAGTTAGTTACGGATGCGTCCCGTTGCGCCCGGGAGGCTCACGGTGGACATCAGACGGCGCCCGCCGCCACGGCCGGTCGACCAAGCGCGAAGGAATTATTGCGCAAGATTCGTTGCGGATATAGGATGACGTCCGTGAGCGAGAATCGAAAGACACGTGACGACATCAAACGGGTATCGACCCTGCCCGAGCTCAAAGCTCTGTCACACCCCACGCGGCTGCGCCTGCTCTACGCACTCAAGGCTCACGACTCGCTGACGGCGACTCAACTCGGAGAAATTGTCGAGGAATCACCAGCGTCGGTCAGCTACCACCTCAATCAACTGGCCTCGAGTGGATTTGTCGAGGAGACCGACAACGCGAGCGGGGACGGTCGGCAGCGGTGGTGGCGTGCAGCGCACGGAATTTCATGGTTTCCGACCGACTTCAGCGACTCGCCCCACGGTGCCACCGCAGCGGAGGCGGCCAAAGCCGTAATGCTCGAACACCAATGGTCACGATTGATGGAATACGGCCGCACCGCTACATCCTGGGGACCTGATTGGACCGACGCGACGTTCAGCGCCGACAACGTTCTACGCTTGACCCCATCTCAGACCGACGCCCTGGGTGTCGAGTTGCTCGAGGTCGTTGAGCGGTACCGCTCCGTCGCCGCCGACGAGGAATCGCAAGACGCAGCAGTGGTGATGGTCCTGCTACACGGATTCCCGACCCAGATGTGAGGCCACAAGCACACACTCGACTGGTGGAGCGCGATTGCGAGCAGGCTAACGTCAAGTTGACATAATGTATCTTATCGGCACGCGATTGCCATGGTGCCCAACAGCGGGCGGTGCGGTCATCCAATACCGCCCGACCGTGCATCTCGAGAACCGGCGACACCCTGCCGCGCCGATCACCGACCTGCTTAGTTATCGCATTCTCGTCCACGACGTTGATGTCTCCAGGCCTTTGCCCAGATCCTGACCATTCAATCTCGAAGCAGCCATCTTCGGTCGGACGCTTGTCTCTTATCGTGCCAAGGCTTGTCTCTTATCGTGCCAAGGCTCCCACAGGCAACCGCGATCCTTCGAATCGTCACAGTGACGAAATCTCTCGGACGTGCAACGCAATCGCGAGATCTAACTGGTGCCCGCCGCCGTCGGTTCAAACTCGGAGCACAAGGCTCCGTGGTTGCTACCGGCTTCATACTGGACTACGCCGTCCAGGGTTGCCTTACACCACGACTTCGCCGCCCGACCGTCGAGGAATGGCAACACCTGGAGGAAGATGCTTTCCGGGATTTCATCTCCGGTCAGGATGACTCTGGTCTGTCCTCGTTCGAAGTCGTGGTTTCCGGAGGAATCGCTGTAGGTGGCGAATTCATAGTCGCCCCCGATCTCCAGCACGAGCGTCGGATCGCCGGGGTCGTTTGAACATCCGGCGTGAAGGAACAGAGCACCGCCGGCCACTAGCCCGACCACCAATCTCCGCATGCGCGGACGATACCGGACGAAGTGGCGATCGACTCTCCGCACACCAAAACCCATTCCGCGTCAATCAGACGAAAATCAGGTCGCAATCACCAGGCTGCCGGACGTGTCCACCCTGACCGTTGTAGCTTTCACTCCTCGAGCGCCTTTAGCGCGCGCAGGTGCACCGCTGCCCACGAGCGGAACGGCTTCCACGCCTCAGTGATCTCGTCGATCGAGCGATCAACGCCGTAGCGCTTGGTGATCTCGTCGCTCAGTCGGCCCTCGTTACGCGGCAGCACATCAGGGAAGTTCGCCCCGCGGATCACCACGAGCTCGGCCGAGAACGGTCCCATCCCCAGGATGCCCTTCACCTCGACGAACGCCTCGGCCGACGGCAACGAGCGCAGATAGGAACCGCCGAGCCGGCCGTCGAGAGCGGCCTCGGCGACCGCATCCAGGTACTCCGCCTTGCGTCCGGGCAGATCGAGTGATGCCGCACGCAGAGTGGCCGGAGACGGAAACGCTCCGTCATCGCCGAGCTGCGCCGTCAGCCGTGTCTTGATCGCCACCGCCTGCCGTATCTGCAGGCGTTGGGTCAGCACCGACCACACGGCCGCCTCGTAGGGCGAGAAGAACCCGCACGGCCGGAACCCACGGAGCCGAGACTGCGCATCGGCAATGACCTCATCGCGCGCCGCGACATCGGGCCACCCGCGCCCGTCGATGTCTATCGACAGCAGCCGCCGAACCTGCTCGGTCGCGGCATCCAACTCCCCCGGACCCTCGACCACGATGCGGACAGACGGCCCGTCCTGGGTGATGACGGCATCCACCCGCTCCCAGTCGGTATCGCAGAGAAAGGCGGTGTGGATGCCCGCAGCCTGCGTCTGAGACGCGAGTCTCCCGGGGGCGAAACCCTCCCAGAATCGCTTGCTGGTGGCGAGCGACCAGGGCCCGACAATCTCGTGAACCGTCTCGAGTCGAGTCATGGATCAGGCCTTGTCCTGCAGAGTGATGCCGAATAGGAGCGCTTCGCCTTCAGAGTAGTGACTGTTCACGCTCATGTGCTCGGCAAATCGCGCGTCGTCGAACGCTGCGGTCAAGTTGGCGGCTGAGCGCCACTGCACGTACTCGACGATTCGATCGCTCCGGAGGTCGCGAAAGAAGCTCGTTGAGACGAAGCCCTCGAGATGTTTGATGTGGTCGCGTGTTTCACTCTCGTTGTACTCGCCGATCCACCCTTGTTTGCCACTCACGGGTGTCATTCGGATGATCTCGTGGGCCAGGTCCGACCCGGTACGCGAGGGGTCGACCTGGGTCACGTCGTCCGGCTTTGCAGTCACCGTGGCGCTGTACTGATAGATACCGTCGTCGACGACGAGGTCGTCGACAAACTGATCATCATGTTGTGCACGAGTGAGTTCCGCGGCAAACGTCTCGGCGTCTCCGGTGCTGCGCCAGAAAACCAGCCCCATGAGGTGTTCGGTGTCGGGGGTGGTGAGCGGGCCGAGCCCCCGGCCCTGCGCCAGCCAGATTGCCCCGCCATTTCCTGGCCGCGGCCGCGCAATCGCCTCGACGGATGTCACGAGGCCGCTCCATCCGCCCTCTGCGTGGCAAGGGTCGGCCTCTGCAGTGACCACAACGACGAAAGGGGACTCATCAAAGTTGTCGTCGCCCATGTCAATTGCCTCCGGCTTTGTTCGAGACGACATCATCGTCATGATTGTCGAGCAGACGAGCGCTGACGTCGAGTTCGATGTCGACCCGGTTGCCCGCCAAGATCCCCTGTCGATCCAGCGGAACGGCGAAGCGGACCCCGAAGTCCTGACGATTCACCTGCCCCGTCGCACGGAATCGGACGTCGCGACGTCCGTTGGCGTCGCGCTCGAACCGAATCTGGTTCACCGCCAGCACCACCGGGCGGGTGACGCCGCGAATGGTGAGAGTGCCGTCAACTCGAACCCCTTTGTTGCTCAGTGTGATCGCGGTCGACCCGTAGGTGATGGCTGGGTGGTTCTCTGCGTCGAACGGGTCCTTGGCGAGCGTTCTCTCATCGCGTCGAGCATTGTGGGTATCCATCGAACTCACTTGAACGCTCGCCTTGACAGACGATTCGGTGACGTCGGGACTAGTCACGATCTGGCCGTCGAACTCGGTGAAGACCCCCGGCACTTTCATGAAGATCAAGTGGCTGATCGAGAACTTCACCGCACTTTCCTGTGGATCCACCACCCACGTGCCCGCGATGTACTCATCGGATATTCGTGCCATCGGTCTCGGCCTCCAGGTCGCTCGACAACTGCTGCTCTGTTCATCCGGACCGCACACGCGGCCCTGCGTCACTCCTACACACGGTAACCATCTTCGTACTGGCTACGAATCACCGTTGTGGCCGCATCTACGCTGGTCACAGGGTTGCGAAACCGGAAAATGTGTGAGCTAACGGCGATCAGACACTTCGAGAACAGTCGATCTCTGCGAGTTTATGATCGCTGCAGCACAACGCAATTGACTTCAACAGCGTGGTCATGATCGCCCATCGACCCACCTGTCCGGTTCGACGCTCAATCGGCGAATTCTGCCCTGTTGCTCACAAGAAGGGCTGTCTGTCCTGCTTTTCGAGCGCGATAGATGTCATAGCACCGACACCCGCGGATGGGTCATTCCACCCTAGTTCCGCGGCAACAGACGAGCGCTTCGACCAAGCGCCATCAAAACCGGCAGCGACCAATTCCGCTCCCCCGGTCGCACTGCACACCGTTCCTGTGCCCCCAGCACTGAATAAGCAATAATCGGTTCGCCGACACCTCGGCGACCAGAGGAGCACCAGGAGGAAAATCGCTGATGCGCATCGCATTGACCTCGATCTTCGTCGACAGCCAGGAGTCAGCGGAAGCGTTCTACACCGACGTCCTTGGCTTCGAGCTCCGGCACAAGGTCCCGATCGGGGCCGACTTCTGGCTGACGGTGGCCGCTCCGGAAGACCCGGCAGGCCCCGAGCTGCTGCTCGAGCCTGCGGGTCACCCTGCTGCGCAGTCGTTTCGCGCGGCCATGGTGGCTGACGGTATCCCCGTCGCGCAGTTCGCAGTGACGGACATCCACAGCGAGTACGAGAGGCTTGTCGGCCTTGGGGTCAGGTTCACACAATCCCCGGTCGAAATGGGGCCGGCGGTCACTGCGGTGTTCGACGACACCTGCGGGAACCTCATCCAGTTACTGCAACCGACCGAGGTCCGCAACGCCCGCTGACAAGTCGTCGGCGGCCGGTTCATTCGATCCGGAATGTCCCGACCGGTCGATACTGCGAATCCATCAGATCGTGGGACACGTTCTGATCCAACGACAGTTGTGCTGTTGCACCGGCCCAGTAGCGCAGGATGCGCCCCACTTCTGCGGCCGGGTCACCCTCGAGGGCATCGAGATCCACGTCCAGAATCAATCTCATACCGCGGAGCCTAGTCAGGTCGCGAGACAACAGCCTCGTCGATCATCGCGCCGACCGCGGCAGCACCTACCGGCGTCATGACTGTCCCGGCATGATCGAGCCCCACCATCGGGCTTATCGCTGTCAGGTCCAGCGCGTCGATGTCCTGCGCCGAATACATCGGCGCAGAATCTGCCCCAACGCTCCACTGTGCGTGCAGGAATCGAATCGGCATGGTCAGTTCGCGGAAGCGCGAGTCGCCGAAGAACACGTCCGTGGCGTCCGCGACAACCGCTGCGGACGACAGCCGGGGCGATCCGTCGGCCAGGTCATGCTCGGCGTACTTCCGCAGCAGCGGGTCGGCTCGGTCGAGTAGCGGCATCGACGTCGACACCAAGAAGTCAACGTAGTCGTCCACGTCGTTCCACCGCCGCTGTGATTGAGCAACCTTGTCTGCGAACACAGCCGCCACGTTGTCGCGGGTGAGGCCGGCGGGTGGTCCTACCGGCACGCCACCGTCGACGAGGACGAGGCTCTTCACCCTGGACGGATACCGGGCCGCGAACTCCACCGACACGAATGCACCCATCGACATTCCGCACACGTGCACGGCGTCGAGTCCCAGCGCGTCGAGGACGGCGTCCAGATCCTGCGCGTGCCGGCCCAGCGATGACGGACCCGTGACGTCCACGCTGTCACCCCGCCCGCGTAGGTCCGGTGCGACGAGGGTCAGGTGCGGGGCCTGCTCGCGCAGCCAGCCCCACAGCATGCGCTGGCTGGAGACCCCGTGAACGACGAGAATCGGGGCGGACGTCCCACTGTTGATCTCGACGGCGATGTCTCCGCCAGGAACCGGTACTCGATCGACTGTCATGTTCGCCAATGGTATTGAAAAGGCTCGTCCGAGTGGTGAGCGCTCAGCCGCGGCGACCGACCACGGGGTTGAGATCCGAGGCTGCCAGTCCCCCGGGCTCGATGCCGGGGAGGAACTCGCGCCAGGTGCCACTGATGAGTGTCGGTGACTCCACGACCCGAGCCCCGTCGGCGAAGTAGGTGGTGGCCAGCGCGCGACGCGGCTGCGTGGTCAGGTTCGGACCAGCGGTGTGGAAGCACAGCGCCGAGTGGAACGACACGTCGCCCACCGCGAACGGGCCCGATTCGACCGCGACGTCACGTTCGACGAATCGCTTGGTGACGGCCTCGTCGTAGGACGTCCCGATCTTGTCGAACTCCAGGTCCGACACCTCCCCCAGGACCTCGCGCCCGCGGGCGAACGAGAGCGGACCCATCCGGCCGGGAATCGCCGACATCGGCATCCACGCCGTGACCGCCTGAACCGTCTGCAGCGGGAAGTGCTCGGCGTCGTGGTGCCAGGGCGTACGACCGCAGCCGGGCTCCTTAGACAGCGCGTTGTCGTGATAGAGCCGAACGCCGGGCTCGTCGAGCAGGGCCGCAGCCAGACCACCGATACGGGGCGACAGCGCCACAGCGCGCATCAGGTCGTCGTGCAGCCACATCTGCTCCAGCGCAGTGAACCGGCCGGCGACGTCGTCGCCATGCTCGGCACGGAGGAGTTCCTCGAGGCGTTCGGCAAGACGTCGTACGACCGCCGGCGACAGCACCGCGGGAAGCCGAACGAAGGCCTCGCGCGCAAATGATTCGATCGCAGCGGGGTCGAGGTCGTAGGGCTCGGCCAGCTCGCACTCGACCTGCTCATCGGTAGCCGCCGCGACGTCCGGCAACCCCGGGCCGTCGACCAGTTCGGTCGGCACGTTCTCGTTGGCGGCGAGGGTGACGTACCAGTCCCACCAATCCTGGTCGTTGCCCGCCCAGTCCTGTTCGATGCCACCGTCCCGGTTCTCTTCGGGAAGTCGGTCGTTGGTCGTCGTGTTGCTCAGAGCCACAGCAGGGCCGCCTCGTGGGAGAAGGTGTAGGAACCGGACACGTCGCGGCAGGAGGCGAGGTAGTCGCCCAACACGGGCGCCGCCTCCATCTCGTCCAGTGACACGGAGTCGTCGAATGCGCAGCGCTGCAGGAAGCCTTCGGCGACGCCACGATCGGACGTGCCGGTGGTGTAGGTGATGCGCTGATCACGCACGTCCGCACCGGCCCGCACCAGAGCGTCGCGCACCTGTTCGGCCGTTGTGTACGGGGTCGCCTCGCGCACACCGGCGCGGAAGGCGTCGTAGAAGGCGAGGTAGTGGGAGGCCGCGGTGGCCTGAGCGATCAGACCCAGGCCGCCCGGGGCGAGTGCGGCGACGAAACGCTCGGCCGCTGCGTCCAGCTCCGCCGGCGGCAGCGCGTAGAGCGCATGCGTGGCCCACACGACGTCGTAACCGGAGTACTCGACGGGCAGATCCTGCAGGGTCATCACGAGGTCGTGGCGGGCGGCAAAAGGCGCCCCTAGAACGCCTCGGGCCTCGGCGACGGAGAACGCCGACGGGTCGAGCAGGTCGTAGGCCAACTCGGGTACCGCGGACAGGTCGGTGTGGCGGCGCAGCGCAGTGGGGAACTTCCCGCTGCCGCAGGCCACGTCCAGCAGCGACCATCCGCCGTGCGCGCGGTCGGCGAGCAGGGCAGGCCAGTCGGCGGCCAGCGCGAGCTGGCGGTAGTCCTCGGTGGCCAGGGCGTAGAACGCCTCCATGCCTGTACGGCCGGCCTCACTCCAGTGCTCGAGACTCCGCTCGGCTGTGTCTTTGCTGCTCACGCCACTCCCCGTCTGCTCATCAGCACAACCGCGGGCACCGGAAGGAACCGTCGTGGTTGACTCGATCTAATGACGAGCCTAGTCCCGACCCCGACGAGCACCGCTGCCGCCGATCTTCTCGACGACCTGCGCACCCTCCGGCAGGGTGTTGCCGCTCTGCCCGCCCTGGAGCCCGACTCCTACGCGCGCGACCACGCCGCGTTCGAGTTGCTCTCCGACCAACGCGGCCTGATCGCCGACCACCTCGCCGACCGGATGGCGGAGCTGGGAGACGGACCTATCTCGGTCCTCTCGGTCGGCTGTGGTGACGGCTCGCTGGACGTGCGGCTCGCCGAGGGGCTGGTGCGGGCGGTGCCCGGCAGGCCGGTGCGTTACGTCGGCATCGAACCCTGGTCCGGGAGCGCTGCACTCTTCACGGCCGAGATGGCCGCATTGGAGGCCCGGGAGCTGACCGTCGAGGCACACGTCTCGTCGTTCGCCGACGCCTCGGTGGACGAGACCTTCGACGTCGTCGTGTTCGTGCATTCGATCTACTACGTCGTCGATCTCCGGGAGACGCTGCGCAGCGCCCTGGACCTGGTGCGACCCGGTGGGCAACTGTGGGTGCTCAACGCACCGCGTGCCGCGCTCAACGAGCTGGTCGATGTGCTCGCCCCGCCTTTGGAGGATCACCGGCAGTGGTTCAGCGCCGACGTCGAGGAGGCCTTCGCCGCCGAGGGGATCACGCTCGACGACGCGGTCACTCTGAACGCGCTCGTCGACCTTGCCTCGTCGAGCGACGAGGTACTCGATTTCGCGGTGCAGGCACGGCTGACCCCCGAGCTACGCGGCCCGGTGCGGGCCTACCTCGCCGCCGTCTCGGTACCTGGACCCGACGGCGAGGCCCGGGTGCCGCACCCGGTCGACGTGTTCAGCACGACCCGTCACTGATCGGCCCGGGCCCTCGGTGCGGGTCTAGTTCGCGCCGAGGATGAGGTCGGCGGCCTTCTCGCCGATGACCACGCTCGGGGCGTGGGTGTGCCCTCGGATGATGGTCGGCATGATCGACGCGTCGGCGACGCGCAACCTGTCGACACCGCGCACCCGCAACTGCGGATCGACGACACTGGTTGCGTCGCTGCCCATCCGGCAGGTGCTGACCGGGTGGTACAGCGTGTGGGCGTTGCGTTCGAGGGCTTCGGTCAGGAGGTCCTCGGTGGAGATGTCGGCCGCGACCTTCGGGCGGACGACGTCTCCGAGGAACTCCTTCAGCGACGGCTGGGTCGCGATGTTCATGCAGGCGCGCAGGCCCTCGATCATGGCGCGTCGGTCGACGCCGCCGGCGTCGGACAGGTAGCGCGGATCGACGATGGGCTTGGCGGTCGGGTCGGCCGAGCGCAGTGTGATCTCTCCCCGACTCTCGGGCTTGAGCAACACGGCCCCGATGACCGCGGCGTGCGCATCAGGCGCGATGAGGCCCTCATCGAAGAAGGGGGCGGGGGCGTAGATGAGTTCCACGTCCGGGAACGGCACCTCGTCACGGGTCTTGATGAAGCCGTAGGCCTCGGCGACATTCGACGTCAGCATGCCGCGACGACGGGTCAGGTAGTTCACCAACTCGGGGATCTTCTCGGCATGGAACAGCGAGTCCGACTCGGTCTGCCAGCCGATCAGGGAGCACAGGTGGTCCATCAGGTTCTTGCCTACCTCGGGGGCGTGATGCCGCACGCCGATCCCGTGCTCGGCCAACTCCGACTGGTCGCCGATGCCCGAGAGCATCAGCAGTTGCGGTGAATTGACCGCACCGCCGGCGAGAATCACCTCGGTCCCGGCACGCACGGTGTGCAGCGTGCCGTCCTTCAGGTACTCCACCCCGACCGCCGCCGAGCCCTCGAACACCACTCGTGTCGCCTGGGCCTCGGTGACGATCGTGAGGTTGGGGCGCTTGCGGATCGGCTTGAGGTAGGCGTCGGCCGTGCTCCACCGCGCGCCGCGCTTCTGATTGACCATGGTCTGCGAGAAACCCTTGGGCTCGGCCAGATTCGCCTGCTCCACCGGGTAGCCGGCCTCGCGAACGGCCTCGAGGAACGAGGCGGTCAGCCGGCGTGGGCTGCGCTGGTTCGACACCACGAGGGGTCCGGTGGTTCCCGCGTCGAGCGCGGTGGTCTCCTCGATGCTCTCGATCTTCTGGAAGTACGGGACCACGTTGTCGAACGACCACGTCGAGTCGGACAGCGATGCCCACTCGTCGTAGTCGGCGGCGAAACCGCGGACCCACATCATCGCGTTCATCGACGACGAGCCGCCGAGCATTTTTCCGCGCGGCCAGAAGATGGTGCGGTCACGCAACTCCGGCTGCGCCTCGGTGTCGTAGTTCCAGTCGACGTCGCTGCGGAACAGCTTGGAGAACGCCGCGGGGATGTGGGCGAATTTGTTCTTGTCCTCCGGGCCGGCTTCGAGCACGACGACGGAGTTGTTGGGATCCGCACTGAGCCGGTTGGCGAGAACGGCGCCCGAGGAGCCGGCGCCGACGACGACGTAATCAGCGGACAGGGTGTTCGGCATGGGTTTCCTTGTCTATCCGCGCAGAGCGGAGGCGAAGATGGCGGGCAGCTTGGTCCAGGACGGCTTGGCGGCGAACGCCGTGAGCAGCCGCCCGGTGGTGGCTGCGGTCCGGTTGGTGACGAACCATGGCGGCTTGGGCGAGATGGCCCATTCACGGTTGATGATCGACCGCGGCGACGGGCGGAACGGGCCGCGGACCACGGTGCGCTCGGCGTCGTCGATGAGCAACGCGTTGTGCACGATGCCCATCCCGCTCTGGATGTCGTCGATGGTGTGGCCGGGGAACGCGCCCCAGGTGGCGCCCGCGGTCAGGAACCCGACGCCGGTCCACGCGTTGACGGCGACAGTCCCATAGTTCAACTCGGCCACCAACTCGTCGAACCTCGAACCCAACCCGCGGATCGTCTTGGGGTGGGCCACGATGTTGATGCCGAGCGTTCCCACGAAGTCGGAGTTGACCGTCCGCACAGCCTCGCCGGCGAACTGCTCACCGCCGTAGGGCAACTCGATGACGCCGAGTACCGGCGCGAAGTACTCCGTCTGCAGCAGGTCGACCTCCTGGCCGGGGTCGATGTCGTGGATGAGCACTCGCCCGCTCTCGAGCCGGTCGGCGGCGGGGTAACTCGTCATTGCCGCGCCGACGCGGTTGTCACTGCCCGGGTAGTACGGGGCGCGGCCGGGGGCCTTGTCCAGTGCGGTGCGCAACGCCGCGACGAACTGGTCGCGCTGCTTCCACTCCGACGACAGCACGACGACCTGCGATGCGACGCAGTTGTAGCCGCCGTTGTGCAGGCGCTGTGTGGCAACGTGTTCGGCCTGGTACTCGATGTCGGCCTTGCTCCACTCGCCGGGGAGAATAATCGTAGGCGACACACCACCGAGTTCGCTGGTCATGGGCTTGTTCAGCAGGGGTTCGTTCGCGGCGCGGCGGGCCGCACCTTTCTCGCCGGGCCCGAAGACGATGGTGTCGTGGGTGATCGAGCTGCCGGTCATGTGGACGTGGTCGACGGCGTCGTGATTGACGAGGTACGTGCCCAGTTCCGCCCCGCCGGTCAGTAGCCGCACCGCACCGACATCGATGAGCGGTGCGAGGACTTTGGTGAGTACCGGGAGCATCGGATCGGTGATCGGGTTCAGCTTAAGGGCGACCACACGGTTGTGGGCGAACAGCTCGTAGAGCGTGTCGAGCGGGGCGATCGACATGATGTTGCCCGCACCCAGCACGACGCCGATGCCGTGGGTGTGCGTGGGGTCGAGTTGCGCGAGACCGGCGGCCTGCTTGGCCCGGGCGGGATCGACGCCCGGCTGCAGCCACACGTCGGCGCTGAAACCGTTGAGCAACAACGAGTCGAAGATGCCCAGAGGTAGTACGCGCACCGTGGTGCGACCGCCCGGTGCGGACCCGAAGGTGGCTCCGGCGATCGGGCTGGAACCGGACTCGAGCGCGGTGAGGCTGTGCGCCAGTGTGGCCGCGCCGCCGGCGAATGCGTAGGGACCCGAGATCCACTCCTCTCCGACCAGTGGCGACCCGGGATCGAGCTTCTTGATCGTCGTCGCGGCGGCGACCCATTCCTTCGCATGGCGCGCGGTGAGATCGCGAACCTGCTCGAGCAGAGCCCGGCGATCGGACAGGGTCAGCGACCCCCAGGCCTTCTCGCCCGCGCCCAGGTCCACCAGGGCCCGGTCGACGGTGACGTGCCCGGTGGAGTCGGGGCTGTTCGCGACGTCTACGCCGGAACCGGTTGTCTCTGACACTGGGATCACTCGTCTCTGAGTCGATGATGGGGAATCTGCGGATCTCCT includes these proteins:
- a CDS encoding GMC family oxidoreductase, coding for MPNTLSADYVVVGAGSSGAVLANRLSADPNNSVVVLEAGPEDKNKFAHIPAAFSKLFRSDVDWNYDTEAQPELRDRTIFWPRGKMLGGSSSMNAMMWVRGFAADYDEWASLSDSTWSFDNVVPYFQKIESIEETTALDAGTTGPLVVSNQRSPRRLTASFLEAVREAGYPVEQANLAEPKGFSQTMVNQKRGARWSTADAYLKPIRKRPNLTIVTEAQATRVVFEGSAAVGVEYLKDGTLHTVRAGTEVILAGGAVNSPQLLMLSGIGDQSELAEHGIGVRHHAPEVGKNLMDHLCSLIGWQTESDSLFHAEKIPELVNYLTRRRGMLTSNVAEAYGFIKTRDEVPFPDVELIYAPAPFFDEGLIAPDAHAAVIGAVLLKPESRGEITLRSADPTAKPIVDPRYLSDAGGVDRRAMIEGLRACMNIATQPSLKEFLGDVVRPKVAADISTEDLLTEALERNAHTLYHPVSTCRMGSDATSVVDPQLRVRGVDRLRVADASIMPTIIRGHTHAPSVVIGEKAADLILGAN
- a CDS encoding aldehyde dehydrogenase family protein, whose amino-acid sequence is MVDLGAGEKAWGSLTLSDRRALLEQVRDLTARHAKEWVAAATTIKKLDPGSPLVGEEWISGPYAFAGGAATLAHSLTALESGSSPIAGATFGSAPGGRTTVRVLPLGIFDSLLLNGFSADVWLQPGVDPARAKQAAGLAQLDPTHTHGIGVVLGAGNIMSIAPLDTLYELFAHNRVVALKLNPITDPMLPVLTKVLAPLIDVGAVRLLTGGAELGTYLVNHDAVDHVHMTGSSITHDTIVFGPGEKGAARRAANEPLLNKPMTSELGGVSPTIILPGEWSKADIEYQAEHVATQRLHNGGYNCVASQVVVLSSEWKQRDQFVAALRTALDKAPGRAPYYPGSDNRVGAAMTSYPAADRLESGRVLIHDIDPGQEVDLLQTEYFAPVLGVIELPYGGEQFAGEAVRTVNSDFVGTLGINIVAHPKTIRGLGSRFDELVAELNYGTVAVNAWTGVGFLTAGATWGAFPGHTIDDIQSGMGIVHNALLIDDAERTVVRGPFRPSPRSIINREWAISPKPPWFVTNRTAATTGRLLTAFAAKPSWTKLPAIFASALRG